From a region of the Arachis ipaensis cultivar K30076 chromosome B09, Araip1.1, whole genome shotgun sequence genome:
- the LOC110266747 gene encoding cold-regulated 413 inner membrane protein 1, chloroplastic-like, with product FSAGSLFQGELELPFLALLLVILSPYEVIRFRDTKGVAIISLLIAVYLAYQHFSRTSLQKSLDQGSIVATIAVVCITIASLLLLI from the exons TTTTCTGCtggatctttatttcaaggtGAACTTGAGTTGCCATTTCTAGCACTTCTCTTGGTCATTCTTTCCCCTTATGAGGTCATAAGATTTAG GGACACAAAAGGAGTGGCTATCATTTCATTATTGATTGCAGTGTATTTGGCTTACCAGCATTTCTCAAGAACAAGTTTACAGAAATCACTTGATCAAGGTTCAATTGTTGCCACCATAGCTGTTGTTTGTATCACTATTGCATCTTTGTTGCTTCTGATCTGA